Proteins co-encoded in one Actinomadura luteofluorescens genomic window:
- a CDS encoding endonuclease V, whose amino-acid sequence MDVRDLHPWPSTPREAEEIQDRLRPMLELDVPGPAAPRTVAGLDVSYAGDGGGAGDRLAAAVVVLDAATLEVVEESVAVGTAAFPYVPGLFAFRELPTLLEALRALETTPDLLVCDGFGIAHPRRFGLACHLGVLTGLPSIGVGKTAFVGTYEQPGPRRGDASPLLDGGETVGRVLRTRDGVKPVFVSVGHRTGLDAACRTVLALTPEYRLPETTRRSDRLSRDALAARSG is encoded by the coding sequence ATGGACGTACGCGATCTGCATCCCTGGCCGTCCACACCGCGGGAGGCCGAGGAGATCCAGGACCGGCTGCGTCCGATGCTCGAACTCGATGTCCCGGGCCCGGCCGCGCCGCGTACCGTCGCGGGCCTCGACGTCTCCTACGCGGGCGACGGCGGCGGCGCGGGCGACCGGCTGGCCGCCGCCGTGGTCGTTCTTGACGCGGCGACGCTGGAGGTCGTGGAGGAGTCGGTCGCCGTAGGAACGGCGGCGTTCCCCTATGTCCCGGGTCTGTTCGCGTTCCGGGAGCTGCCCACGTTGCTCGAAGCCCTCCGCGCCCTGGAGACCACGCCCGACCTGCTCGTCTGCGACGGCTTCGGCATCGCGCACCCACGCCGCTTCGGGCTCGCGTGCCACCTCGGGGTGCTGACCGGGCTGCCGTCCATCGGCGTCGGCAAGACCGCGTTCGTCGGGACGTACGAGCAGCCGGGCCCTCGGCGCGGCGACGCGAGCCCGCTGCTGGACGGCGGCGAGACCGTCGGACGGGTCCTGCGGACCAGGGACGGCGTGAAGCCGGTGTTCGTGTCCGTCGGCCATCGCACCGGCCTCGACGCCGCCTGCCGTACCGTCCTCGCCCTGACGCCCGAGTACCGGCTGCCGGAGACGACGCGCAGGTCCGACCGGCTGTCGCGAGACGCACTCGCCGCGCGCTCCGGGTAG
- a CDS encoding TetR/AcrR family transcriptional regulator, with product METRPMRADARRNYERLVTTARTAFTEHGTGASLDEIAKRAGVGSGTLYRHFPTRDALLHAVLRERIDGLLGHADALLAEPDAEAALDRWLRTYLAGASSPRGTCTVIIEAMGPEWAATGLGAAAGAIRAALGRLLERAQRTGAVRAEVDPGDLLRLANAIGVASERTADPGAYADRMLTLLFGGLRAG from the coding sequence ATGGAGACCCGGCCGATGCGGGCCGACGCCCGCCGCAACTACGAGCGACTCGTCACGACGGCTCGCACCGCCTTCACCGAGCACGGCACGGGCGCGTCCCTCGACGAGATCGCCAAACGGGCGGGCGTCGGATCGGGCACGCTCTACCGGCACTTCCCCACCCGGGACGCGCTGCTGCACGCCGTCCTGCGCGAGCGGATCGACGGCCTGCTCGGGCACGCCGACGCGCTGCTGGCCGAACCGGACGCCGAGGCCGCGCTCGACCGCTGGCTGCGCACCTACCTGGCCGGCGCGTCGAGCCCGCGCGGCACCTGCACCGTGATCATCGAGGCGATGGGGCCGGAGTGGGCGGCCACCGGGCTCGGCGCCGCGGCCGGCGCCATCCGCGCCGCGCTCGGCCGGCTGCTGGAGCGGGCGCAGCGGACCGGCGCGGTCCGCGCCGAGGTCGACCCCGGCGACCTGCTGCGGCTCGCGAACGCGATCGGCGTGGCGTCCGAGCGCACCGCCGACCCCGGCGCGTACGCCGACCGGATGCTCACGCTGCTGTTCGGCGGGCTCCGCGCGGGCTAG
- a CDS encoding glucose 1-dehydrogenase has translation MGQLDGKVALITGGARGMGKAHVRRFLDEGARVVFGDVLEEEGAKLAADLGDGARFVRMDVSREEDWQRAVQTATETFGALNVLVNNAGILRHKTIEEMAVEEFRQILEVNLVGQWLGVKTVTAPMRAAGGGSIVNVSSTEGFIGAAGLAAYSASKFGVRGLTKSAARELGRYGIRVNSIHPGGVLTPLTMQDDIVSATAASADAFMKALPLGRMGKAKEITGLVVFLASDDSTYCTGSEVLVDGGMLTGAGY, from the coding sequence ATGGGGCAGCTTGACGGCAAGGTGGCGCTGATCACCGGCGGCGCGCGCGGCATGGGCAAGGCGCACGTCCGCCGGTTCCTGGACGAGGGCGCCAGAGTGGTCTTCGGCGACGTCCTGGAGGAGGAGGGCGCCAAGCTGGCCGCCGACCTCGGGGACGGTGCCCGCTTCGTCCGGATGGACGTGTCGCGGGAGGAGGACTGGCAGCGGGCCGTCCAGACCGCGACGGAGACGTTCGGGGCGCTGAACGTCCTGGTCAACAATGCCGGGATCCTCCGGCACAAGACCATCGAGGAGATGGCCGTCGAGGAGTTCCGCCAGATCCTGGAGGTGAACCTCGTCGGCCAGTGGCTCGGCGTGAAGACGGTCACCGCCCCGATGCGCGCGGCCGGCGGCGGCTCGATCGTCAACGTGTCCTCGACCGAGGGCTTCATCGGCGCGGCCGGCCTGGCCGCCTACAGCGCCAGCAAATTCGGCGTCCGCGGGCTGACCAAGTCCGCCGCCCGCGAGCTCGGCCGGTACGGCATCCGCGTGAACTCCATCCACCCCGGCGGGGTGCTGACGCCCCTGACCATGCAGGACGACATCGTCTCGGCCACGGCCGCCAGCGCCGACGCGTTCATGAAGGCGCTCCCCCTCGGCCGCATGGGCAAGGCGAAGGAGATCACCGGGCTGGTCGTCTTCCTCGCCTCGGACGACTCGACCTACTGCACCGGCAGCGAGGTCCTCGTCGACGGCGGCATGCTCACGGGCGCCGGCTACTGA